Within Apteryx mantelli isolate bAptMan1 chromosome 10, bAptMan1.hap1, whole genome shotgun sequence, the genomic segment ACCCTCCAGCCTCATGGCTGCAgactatttatatatttatatttgcagGTACCTCCAGAATATTTTATGCATGAAGGGGAAGGTCTGACTGCAAGCCCTGCTGAGGGCAGCAGCCTTTGGTCTGTGCCCATTTGCGAGACTCCCGGAGCCACAGAGCAACAGGGGGCCCTCGGGTCCCGACAGAGAAGGGCAGCGCCGGCTCCCGGCTCAGCCGAGGCAGGAAGAGCGCATGGGATTCTCCGGAAGCCCAGGAGGATGTGATGACTTGGAAAGCAgaacagaaagggagagagttggACTTTTCCACTTGGCACAGAGCTGCAACTGGAAGAGAGCAGCGAGATGACATCAGACGGGGAACTGCGGCGTGAGTCACTTTTCTGACTAACCCATCCTTTGAGGAGGAACCCACGGAGTTCCTGTCTGCAAGGTTAAGTCACTGCGGAGCTCCCACGGAAACTCCTACTTTTGGAAAGTCTTAAGTGCAAAACCTGTAAGATCACGTTTCTTCTGGCCTGACTTGAGCCCCAGGGCACGACTCCCAAACCCAAATAGATACAGTCCTGCAAGGCCCAGCAGCAACTTCCTGGCTACCTCCCTCTTGATCCTTGGTTCCTTCCAAGGCAGAAACGTGccaaggaaaggagacctggcaCTGCAGGGGCATGGAGGCATTtctgcctcctgctctgccctgggaTTCCCGGCTCCCTCAGGCCTTGGTATGTCCCTCCCAGAGAGCTGCTGGGAGATCTGCTGCTGATCTCCCTGGGAGCAGGCTCGGACCACTTCAGGATGAAGGGACATTTCACCAAAGATGCGCAACAGCAGCGATCatggcagagggagcagagccaggGCTACTGACCTCGCTGGCTGGGCTCCAGTAGTGCCTGAGCACAGGCACCTCTCCCTAAGGAGCACGCGGGAAAGCTCACGACAGCGGAGGGGAGATTTGGATGCCTCcaaagcaggagctgctgcagaccaaAACCAGCCTGAGGAGCAGCCAGCATCCACCCACACCCCCCAGGGAACACCGACTGCTCCGATGCGACAGCCCAGGGTATCTGTGACCCGAGAGGTCCCGTTCCAGGTGACAGGAACGCACCAGCCGGAGCCCCCCGGCTTCCCTCTGCTGACGGGTTCCAGCCTGTTGCACCCCCGGAGCCCTCAGCCCACATATCCTCTCTTGCCGGGAAGCGATCCCGTCTGGCTGCTCGGGAGACGCTTGGCAAGCTGCCTCCCCCCACGGGCCCCGTGCATCCCACAGCAACAGCGCACAAACGGCACGTTTGAGGGTCTCCCCGTGGCACTTCATGCCTGTGCCACGGGATGCTCCGCGCAGGTGGCACGAGTTACTGTGGCAACTCGTTTGCATCGCCGTGAGCCGCCCCAACCTCCCGGCGAGCGTGGGAAGGACGGAGGTGTGCTGTTCTGGGCCCCGAAGCACTGCTTTTTCAGCAGAGCACAGAGAGAAATGGGAATTTTTACACGGTAGGCAACAAACAGAGCCCCAAGGTGACGACGAAAGGCGCCTGGCGAGCCAGCTCCGCTTGCGGTTGCTCCCACAGGCAGCGCAAGGCTGCGAAACGCTTAAGGCCAGTCGACACGGGGTGTCTCTGCGGTAAGAAAgacattttgggaaaaaaagcctATGAGGGCGTTCGCTGCAGAGCACGTCCCCAGGCTCACCTGTGCCAGCCCCTGCGCTGCAGGAAGGGAAGGCGGCAGCGAGCCGgcctttcctccctgctcccgTGCACGGTGGCACGGCAGCCAGCCCGCAGGGTCGCTGGCTGGGGATTTCAGAGGCGCCCTGGGCCACACCATGCAACTCGCTCTTGCCTcggagcagccctgccctccccgcATGAACCTCCGAGGCGGCTCGGACAGACGGAGCTCGCTTCTGAAGCACGGAGCGCCGAAGCCTCCGAAACACGAAGCACGGCGTCACCCTCGGAGGCAGGTTCAGCAGAACAACCCCTCCGCGCGCGGCAGGGGCTCGCCCACGCCGGCTCCTGCCAACGTGACGGCAGGGAGATATTGCCTCAAATAACCAGCAGCAGCTGGATGACTGCGCAGCCAACGCAACGCTCGCTCGTAGGCTACGGCTACCGTTAGCGTTCACGCGGCGCTCCCGGCCACTAAGCTTTACGCACGTCGGTCACCGGCAAAGCAGCGTCCTTCCCTGCAATGGAAGTGACTTCTCTCCTCGCACACGGCACGGCAAACGCCCCCGCCCACAGCACCTGCCAGCTCCCCCCAAAAATAGATGCTGGCACTCGGAGCTGCTGCTCGCGCAAAGCCCAGCGCTTCCTGCAGGAGACAGGCTCTGCGAGCAAGGCTCAGAGGGATTTTCACCTGCCTCCAAACCAGAGGCCCTTCTCCAAACGCAGGCATGCTACGCTGGCTGCATATTGTCCGTGGCCGTACtcacctcctctcttctgtccaCTTTGTTTCCCCAAAAGTGGAGACAGGGGGACAGGAGGGGTTGTCCACCCTGCTGCTTGCAGGAACAACCCTGCCCGGCTGTCTCGCGCTCTGCTCCTGCCTTCAGCTCTGCTTCCAAACGTGTCATCCTCTAACCCGGGAAAAGGCTAAGGCACCTATCATCCAACatttgctgggagcaggagggagctACTGGAGCTGCAGACAGTAGAAATCCCAGCCCCGGGATTTCACTCCTTTCCGTTCGCCTggggaaaggaaaagcagcacGGGCACGCTCAGAGGCACAGCAGAGAGAATCCACCCGGGACGGAGCCCACACGGAGCCCAGGTTATGCTGAGCCTTGTCCCATGCAGCCCAAGACCGAGTTGCTGGACCTGCAATTCCGGATAAAAATCCGCCTACTGCTGGCAGGGCTGACTCGCTGGTCTCCCTTCTCGCCAAAGCCGGGCTCGGGCTCAGAGAAGGCCTCTCGCCCAACCGCGCTCTGCACGCAGCCCAGGCCAAGAAAGCCTGCAGCTTACCCCCACCCCCAGAGCTGGGCAAGTCCTTGGGAAGCAGGCGGACTCCCCGCTTGTCCTCTCATCCACGTAACCCAGAGCAGAAGAGCAGTGGGTGGGCTGAAGGAGCCCTGCGAAGGAGGAGAGCCCACTTTCCAGGACCGGCCACAGGATGCCGCCCGCGCTGGACCTGTCTACGGggagcaaagagaaggcaaaggcaaGTACCAAAACAGCCAGAAGCATAAGATCTGGGCGAACCAGTAACAGTGGCAACCATCGAGGGCCATCAAATCAACGTTGCAATAAATAAGCAGGTGGATAGTAGCTTCACACAGTGACTCCCCTGCTGTCCACGGCACATGTTGCGGACAAGCTGCAGCCCTGGCGGGCCCGGAAAGGCAACTAAGAGATGCCAGCAGAGGCCCCTACAAAAACCccactgctgttttcctcctcttgtGTTGCAGACAGCTGGCCTCTAAAAATACCCGGCCATTGTCCATGCCGTCCTTCCTGCTCGGGCCAGATTACATCTCCGAGCCGCTTTCAGACAAATTCTTCGTGTGTTCCTTGCATGCCTCCCCCTCCAGGACCTGCCCCAGCTTCATTCCTATGCTTGGTAGATGACGGTCTCTCAGGAACCGGGGCCATAACCCAACCCAGCCTCAAAGAGCAAGAAGCCAGTGGGAAATTCAGTCCTTGGAAATTTCTGCTGGCTTTGCTAAAAGTAACAATAGGGTAAAGGTTGCCATTGCATCTTTCTGATCTACAAAGCGCCGCGAGGCCGCCACGCAAAGCGCGTGGTCTAGTTTAGCAGCGGCTATCGGAGCCGCGTGATGAAAGGCCCACAGCTGCAGGCGAGGGCGCGTGACAGCGGAGATCCGGGAATTTCCCGAGGCAGTTCAGCCAGCGTCCTTCCAAGCGACACGATGCCACAGCTATCCCAGGAACCCAGCCCCGCTGCCGACACGCCGGCCAGCACAGCTCCGCTTTGCGGGTCCTTGGGGCCGTGCTACGCTGAGAAGTCAAGAGTTGGGGTGGGGAAGAAAAGCCAGCTCTGCTTTCAGCATGAAATGAAGGTAATTTCAGCATGAAAACATGATGGAGGGCCCCACGGCAAGCCACCAAGCTGCATCACGGAGCCAAACGCCAGCCGCTCCGCGACGCGCCTGCCGGACACACGGAGCGCAGCGCTCCTGAGCGCCGCAGCGCTCCTGAGCGCCGTTATCTTGCTGGtacagagagaggggagggcagccgCTCTGAAGCGCTGAAATGCCTGACGCCCATGGGATGACAGGAGCTTTAACAAGCTCCGACCGCCTCCTGATTTCGTTCCCAGCCCCCAGGCATTAGCAAGCCTGTCGAGGCCACcctttgcctgctgctgcctccaggtCAGGGTGCTCCACGGAGAGCGGGCCGGCAGCACGCCTTGCCGGAGGAGGGCCTGCAGCACCGGCACGGGGCCGTCTCCCcggcagggagcacccagggctCAGCGGGATCGACCGCCAGCCCTGCAGCGTGGAGAGCAGCCGCAAAGAGCCTCTACccgcctgcagctgcctgagctccCCCCGCTGCCCTTCCCAAACCAAGCCCAGGGCCAGGCCTTCAAGGCGCTGGACGCCGCTTTCCTCGCTGCCGGCACTGCCTCACCGGGAGGGACAACGTCAGGGCTGGAAAGCTAAATAACGTCAAGAGAACAGCAGCCCCCGACGCGGCCTCTCCGGGAGCCTCCGCTGGCGCTGCCCTCCCCTGCGCGCAGCTCGGCAGCACCGGAAACCCGCCGGCGGCCTGGCTCTGCCCACGGGAAGCGCTGTGCAACGGCACGAGAAGAGGCCCTAGCAAGCGGCGGCTTCCTGCAGCTGCACCtcctgccgccggccccgctccccccggggcAAAGGCTTCCCACCGGAAAACACGGAGCAAAAGCATTCAGCCGAGAACGGCTTCGGCAAGGGGAATGCTCCCTTCTCTGGGGGGGAAATGGCTGGCGCCGGGAGGGAGACCCGGCCCGGGAGCTGCAGAACGGGAGTTTGCCCACAGCCGAAGGTTGCCCGGAGGGGACTGCTTGCGAGCGAGCCCCTTCGGGTTTCTCACCACGGTGGAAAAGAGCATCGCTTCCCGGATCGCGAGGCAGACGACGTTGCCCTCCTCACATGCTACTTCTCCTGGAGAAGAACCCCGCCGTGCCCAGCACTGGCGCACCATCGCCAAGCCCAGCACAGACCACCGCcgccggggagccccgcggcaGCTCGGCCGCCGCTTGCGCTGCTCCATCCACCTTCTTCACCTCTCCCTGCCGCAGCTTCCCTCCCCGGCGCCCAGCTAAGCGACCACCGAGCAGCGCAGGGGCCGCGGACACGGCACCAAGGCCTCGCTCCAACCACCCTCCTGCCATCAAAAGCGAAAGAACGGctctgcctctgcaaaggggctcgCTTCACCCCGACGCAGAGGAAAGCGAGAGCAGGCGTGGGAAACGCTCCGTCGCAGGGACCGCCGCGGCGGGCTGTTCTACGGAGTCTCGCTAACCCTTCTTTCATGCAGTCTCCAGCAGGCGAGTTAAATTCAGCCGCTCGTGCAAATTCCTTGTGAGCCCTCACAGTCCAAGATTTcaattttaaagagaaataagAGGAAGCCGCCTCATGTTTATTCCAGTCCACACATTAGGCACATCTTGGGCTTGGACGTAGTAGCAGCAGGCAATGAGATGTGCCTCGTGGTCACCCGTGAACCGCCGGGGCGCCAAGAAATTGGTTCTTGTAGAGGGAATTCATTAAAACAAAGAGCTCTTTGCTGCCTGTCTGATCTGTCACAGAGGAGATTACATGGGAGAAAAGCAAAGCTATTTTTTCCAAAGTGGATTTTTCTCCCTCCCTGTGACTTCCCTGCATTTCTCCTGAAATTAATTTTCAGCATTTAACAGCTTTCTCCCATGATTCTCAGGGGCTTCGCTGGCTGGGTGCCAGCTCTGGTATCATTCCTCCACCAAAGATGTCTGCGCTTGATTGATTCTCGGGCCAGCAAACGAGAGAGAGGAACCCTAATAGCACATTAATAAATAAGAGGAGCCCTTACGGTTATTCCAGGCCTCAGAACAAACACAtctcagcaaaacaaaacagcatgggATAAACCTACGTCACGGGCCGGGAAGACAGTGCTAGCTAGGAAGTGGGTCAGCCCGGAGAGCACGAGAACACCGTTTGCAGCATCTCTGGAGCATAATTGTGTGTGGAAGAGGGAGAGCAaacacagctctcctgctctgatttACGCCCAGGTTTCCAGAGGAGCGAGCCAAGCCAAACCAGTTAGCGCGCACAGCAATTAGCGCCTTTTTCCTCAGCAAAGCAGCCAGGAGATTTCACAGGGCACCAGAGTGGCAAGGCAGCGCAGCAGAAGCCTGCGCTAGCGCTCGCTGCAGAGCCTGAAGATAACCACTGCTGCTGGCTTCTCACGCACAACGCCAACGTTGACACACTTAAACTTCTGGTGTATATTAAAGCTCTGTCTGAATCTCCCATTTTCTagccctcggtgcttccttcttcCGAGGCAGCGGCTGCCTCTTCTCCCGGTCCTGCTGCCGAACCTGGGtccatgctctcctgcagccAGCTAGATGGAAAAAGCAGATCTAGCAATCTGTCCAGATGGCACCAAAACCAGAGAGAAGGCAGCATCCAGGAGTCCAACAGCTGGATATTGTTAGCCTGGGGCATCACCAGGACCTTTCCGGCACTGCATCCCAAACAGCCTGGAAAAGCTGCAGGTGCCTGACCTGGCTAACAGGTAGTCACCAGCACCAAACCAACTAAAGgatggagtacagtctcctttgGAAATTTCCGCTAGCAAGAACAGATTTACAAGGGCAAGTTTCTGTAGACCTTGGAGTGTCCTTCCCCTGCTCTAGCCCCTGTAGAGGGAGGTGGGTAAGCAGGTACTATGTCTGGGTGTTGAAAAGCTGGTGTCAGGAAAGTCCACCAGCTGAGTGAGCATGGACTCCCTGTCCACCGACTGGCAAGCTAGAATTAAGTCTTCTGGTTTTGGTTTAGAGATTGCAAAGACAGGACAAGCTTGCGAGTGAGCATCATTATGCAATGATGAGAAAAGACTCAGGACTTGAACCTTACAGAGCACGGCAAGGATGTACTACAGACGTGCCTCCTCCCTAGCTGGGCAGAGAAGGCCTGGACTTCCCGCCCCAGCTGTTGATATGTACACCTTCAGCTTGTCCTCTAACAAGTGATCTTTACTTTGTAGTGGATCCTTTACTCCAGAGTCAGATCAAACAGTGCTTCCAGCTTGTTCCACTATCTAACCCCTAGGCCTACCACTGCCCGGAGAAGGACCCAACCCATCATGTTGTCTGTCGTCTCTGCTCTGGACGTTCatcttccccacaagcacacagcccaAGGCTGAACCCTCCTGCTGAGGTCAAGGAGCTGCCGAGAACTCAGCAGCTCGCTTGGCAAATGAGACCTCAAGATCTTCCCTGACAAGGCTTTGCTGCTTCCAGCATCCCAGACAAAAGCTTATTTTGTCAGCACACAGAAAGCTTGTGATATTCCTGATGGCATTACACAGAAAGATGAGCTAGGCATCTCCTTGGGCTAGCTGACAGACAGGGAGATATGGGTGTTTGAAGCTTCAGTAAATCCAAGGGCTTTGGGTGATGAGGGGGATTTCCAGATAAACTTAAGCTACTTACAGTCTCTGCAAACTCCCCGAGATCCTATGATGAAGATGGATAACAAGACCAGTACTAAGAGAACCACACAAAGCTGAAAACCTATACTGGTAGACGGCATGCATCCTTTTTCTGTGTTCTTCCCGTTACGCCttggctttcctgagaagatctAGGCGTCACAAAGCTACAGAGCAAGGGTCAAGTGCTAAACGCAAACTCCAAAGTTGCGAAAGCTATTTTGTTatcttccaccagtgtaaaacagaTCTCAGAAGCCTGGGCAACCACGGAAATCCgcgagcaatttcaggtggagcTGTAGCAGTTATGTCTTTTATTTGGATGGCGGACACACCTAGGAAAGTCCCTGCCAGGAAACGGGAACTACCTAATAACAAGGGAGGTACTGTCCCCTAGGAGAGGGCCTTGCTCCAACACAACGGTCAGAACCCTCTCGCTCACCCTGGCTGTTTGAAAGAGGCATTTAGGCTTCACTGTTCATAAAAGCAGCATCCCTCCTCGCCCAGCCCTGGAAGAGCTGAAGGGCTATCGAGTACCTAACGCTGCTCCTGCCTTTCTCTGTGCCTCGGAAGCTGTGACAGAGCCGAGAGTGATTCAGCAGCGGTTTCTCCTCTCAGCGCTGTCACGAGGGGACTGAACACACAGGAAGTCATTTCAATCAAGCGGGGCAGCCCGGCTCGCCACGAGGCTGTGCAGGGCCTGAAGCAAGCCCTCGGCTCACGTGACGCCTCCTGGCACATAATAATGTTAGTCAGGCCTCCGTGGTAGCAAGCCCTTGCAGAAGGGGAGATGTTATACGTGGTCCCTCCTGGGCAGCCAGGAATATTGATGGAAGACACCAAAGCTCGCACAAGAGACACATACTTGTTTTCTATCACACAACCAAGTACCGCGACAGTGCCAGTCTGCGGGGGGATTGGTATTTCTCTCCCATGACTAGCCTGTACTTCCGAGACAGTCTATTCCCAACGGAGGAAGTTAAGGGAAGACATTGGGATCTGTTCCTGGGGAACTGCACCCTACACTTGATGCTGCAGCCCCTGCTGGCCCTGGGGACCACTTCCCAACCTCCCTCAGCACAGGCTTCCTAGAGCaaccctcctctctccctcctcgcACACACCTGGCTCTACCGCAAGCCCTCCACCAGcatggggagggcaaggagcaACACCAGGCAGGGAGAAGAGAGCTCAGTTCCTCCCCCAGCCCAGTCCTCTGGGTTCCTACTCATGGAGCAGATGAGCCGTGAAGTAGCTCTGTCCCAGCCCtggggtgtgtgtgggaggggaggCGCTGGCAGGGACAGACGGAGAGACACACAAAGCCAGCATCGCAGATAAAGGAAGCGGCAAGGCGCCAATCCTATCTGTGTGCTCCTGTTATCATGGACACTTTGCCGCAATGACAGCGCCACATCACCAGCGTTAAGCCAGGGCTCCTCACTGTCCCACTGAGGTCCCCGCAGAGCCTGGGTTGCATTTTGAGGGTCCTGGTTCCTCCCCCTAACCCACGTACTCCAAGAAGACCAAGACCAAGCATACAGCCTTCCCCGCATGCCGAGATCAGCACCATTCGGGTTTCAAAGCTCTTACTACTTTCCTCCTGTGCACGGGCAGGAGGAAAGAGGCAGGCAGAGCAAGGATCCACTCTCTAGACTTGTTAGCCGCAGAGCTTGAGAGACTCCTCTCCTCAGCCCAGCAACTCAGGTGGATCCTCAGCAGGGCCCGAGACCCCCAGAGACTGCAGGGACACGTCCTCCCCCTAAAGCTCAGTGCGGCACCAGGTCTCCTTATCCCCCCTCTCAAGTCGTCCTCCCAAACATCAGGGAAAGTCACACACACCAATGTCAAAGCTCCTCTTCATTTACCGAAGCGCTGCTGCTTCAGCACTTTCCAGTGGCTAATGGAGTGGTTTAGCTCTGCAAGAGGAGCAGGTCGATGGGGGAGGCAGAAAGGAAGGAGTGAATACCTCCTAACTGCCCTGCTGTAGCTTAACCATCTGCAGTGGAAGATTAGCAGGAATTTTAGCAATGCTGAGGTGCCttacttcctccttccctctccccgagGTCTCCAAACCATCCGTTAACCTCTtacacagagaagaaaagcaCAGAAGTTTAACAAGCTCCGACAAGTTTTCAGAATGGTTTAAGTGTCCTCCACTTCTTCTATTAATTAGCAACAAGGAAGAAACACCACCAGGAGAGTCTTCAGCGTGGACTAAACAGCTTTTACTGTTGCCCGCGCGCACTTCAGCGCAGCTCAAACACTCTCAAGGGGCCCCAAAAGAGACACCAGCAAAACCCAGTTCCTGCAGCATCTCCCCAGCCCGCACTGCAATCTTTCAAGGACAGTGGGTTTAGCTTAAGTGTCTCACTAATTCACATGAGTGACCGGAAAAAGCTTACTCCATTTTGCAGTTggtttatttttaagaacaggttttgCCTCTCAGAGTTGTAGTTGGAGAACTATAATTTAAATATAACTGATAGCATCTGACCCACCACCTCTACATACAAATTAGCTACGCTGCATTTCTCTGATGAAACCTTGCAAACGGTAGCCCTCACGCCAGCACCTGGCTTGCAAGAAACCTCGGCCAAAGAGAGAGGAGAGCCTGTCTCCCCTCTGGCTGGGCTCAGCAGAAGGCCCCATGGCACTCCGAGCACTGCATGCACACAGAAGCTTGCAGAATACCTGGAAGGATTCTGCACCTTAATTTCCTTTTGGGTTTAAAAATGAGAGCAGTGGCACAGTCtgcccaaggtcacagagcaAGAAAGTTTGCAGAAGTGCTCAGCATCAACTCCAGTCCCTCATGCCAGCTAGCCCTCTCCATCTGCCAGAGGAATGCAAATATCTTGCTTATCTGGATCAATAGGAACTGGGACTGGGACATTCTGCAGCTGAGGATTCAGTGAGAGACACACAGCTTCGATCTGACTGAGAACAGcagcccccagagactgggtaaagaggaaaaaaaaacaaactccaagATGAAAGTAGCAAAATGGGCCCCACACATCTTGCTTTTCACTTTGTTCTCATCCACTGTTTCAGTCTCAAGCCTTCCTGAAAATGAGGCATTGTCCCAAGAGCTATTATGAAATTCCCAGAACCACGTCACGTAACGAGAACACTTACAGGTTTTGAAAGAGAGCACAGGGGCCAGGTGGCAGAGAAACCCCAGACTATTCCAGGAAATACAAGGAGACATCCCTGAAATGACTTCCCCTCTAgccaggaggggaagggaggaccTCCCACCTCGCTCCCTGTACCCAGCCGAAACTAGGTCACTGACACAGCCCTGCTCACAGACAGAGCTTCTTCCAGACTGCAGGACACATGtaacggcccggcccggcagggaGGGTTAGGATGGGGGCAGTCTTGCCCCCTCTCTTAGCCGAACGTGTTTCCTGTGAGAGTGCCCAAGCGGCTCCCTGGCCCCGTTAAAGAGACAAGCAGTTCctcccctgcttcctcctcagcaCCAGAACGGTGCCAGCTGGCTGGCGTGAGAAAACCCACTTCAGCCTCTCCCTGACCctttattaaacaaaacaaaggagaaaaatccccacatcttatttccaaaggcttcctgtgcctctttcccaGTACCTGAGATATGAGAACTGCCGTACCTGACACCCCCCCGCCGTTCCCCTTCAAAAGAGGCAGGAGACGCTCAGACCGCACACACGCGCCGGCCTCAGGCCCCTTTCCCCCAAGCCCTGGGGGGACGCCACCTCCCCGGCTTTCCACCCCGGAGCCAGAACAACATCCTCTCTCGAGGAAGCCTCCTCCCTCCGCAACCCTTTCCTGCCTTGACCTTGACACGAGCGCGGCGCGGGTGCCAGCCCGGGCGCTCGCCCACGGGGCAGGAGGCGGGCTGGGGGGGCCGCTCCTTCGGCTCCAGGGCGGCGAGGACCGGCCGAGCGGGGGCAACCGTCCTCCCCAGCCAGGCGcaggccccgcggccgcctcccgaGCCCCTCGCCGCGCCGCTGCGGCCTCgggcccccgcgggcgggcggctgcagcggggccggggaggccgCAGCGCCCGGGGACCCCCTTTGGCGGAGGGGGGGCGGGAGCCCCAGGGACGGAGGGGGCCGGGGAGGGACGGGGGAGCCCGGGGAGGGACGGAGGGACCCAGGGAAGGGCGGAGGAGCCCGGAGAGGGACGGAGGGGCCcgacccccgcccgcccccggcgccccccggacTCACCGCTGTGCGAGCTGAACCACCGAGGCGCGATGTGGAGGGGCAGCGCGTCGGCCAGCGAGGCCCTGGCGCCCAGGTAGAGCATCCCGTCTCTATGGTGACCGCCTCCCGTCTCCTGGTAACCGTTGCCATGGGCGTACGTGGAGTCggcgcccgggccgccgccgccgcccggggcccgctcggcctcccccgccgcccgcgccgccgccgcgtacAGCCCGAAGGGGACGGCTCCCGCCGCCGTGGGGTCCATGCCCATGCCGGCCACCGAGCTGACGGAGCGGCTGCGCAGCcccatggcgccgccgccgcccgcccggtaATGGCCGAAGTGGGgcggcccccccggcggcggcacgGCGCTGTCATCCGTCGACACCCCCGGGAAGGGGCCCCGCGAGCGGGCCGCCGTGCTCTGCTTGCCCCCCatgggcgccgccgggccggagGGAGCCGAGCGACAGCCCCCCGCGGGGaacgggccgcgccgcccccgccgccgctgggAGGcgagagggggaggaaggaagcgggggggcgcggggagctAAGGATTAAAACTCATCCCCGCCCCAGGCATCTTCCCCCCCGCCGGGCCCGCAGGGGCGAGGGCGCCCCGAGGCCGCCGCCACGGCCGGCGCCcccccggagggggggggggcggcgagggCTGCGGAGGGCGCCGGCgacgcggggccggggaggggggaagccgcCCGGgtccgcccgcccgtccgtccgcccgcccgcctcaCTTCTGCCTCGGGGCTCGGCCGGCAGCCGGGGAGACGCTCAGCGGCGGCCCATggaggggccgggggcggccggggggcggcgcgccccgctccgcgctgcgccgcgccgcgctgcaccGGCCGCGGCCTCCGCTGCCGGCCGCTGCCAGCCGCTCGGTGCTCGGCGCCGCGGTGGAGACAATAGAGGCCGGCAGCACGCATgctcccgcccccggcccccccgccgcgccgcgctgcgccgcccttaacccccgcgctgccgccgccgcccgcccgggccccgcgggggtgcgggcgcggggccgcggcgcttgGAGCCCGCGTATGCCCCCCGCGGTGCCCGGTTTCCTCCGCCGGCCGCCGGCCTGCGCGCCGTGTGtgggcgggccgcggcgccctCGGGTTTTGGAAATGCGGCTGTTGGCCTCGGCCGCGTTTGGTCTGACTTTTCTCCACAGAGCCAAGGCGAGGCCTTCATCCGTGTTCTGCGGAGGTCACCAGTGAAAAGCACGAGTAGCAGCCGGGAGTGCCGTTATACTGGCTAGCAGGAAAGCCTAGAGCGTGGCGAGAGAGTACGTTTCGTTAAGGAGAAGCTGCTCTTGCGGAGGCCGACAGGCAAGTTAGCGCCACTATAGAGGAGCCGAGATTTCACCCCGCAGCCTGTGAGACCTCACACCCTTTCTGCCAGGGCATAACTTCAGACACGACCACTGAAATCACATGGGTCATGGGAGTCACCGCTCCGCTCCTGCCCGGGCCTGGGGCTGCGCCCTGACACCCCATGCCCAGGACAAACTGCGGAGCCTTGTGAGGGCCCAGAGGCCCCTATAAGGGCCCGGATGGCCCCTGCGGGGTGCTGGGTCCTGCAGGGCCCGCTCACACCGTGCCTGCCCGGGGGCCCTGCGGGCTCCAGGGCGGTCCGACTGCCCCGCTGGGGGGAATGGCGGGACACGGGGTGGCCGCCGAGGACTACATTTCccagccgcccccgcgcc encodes:
- the ZNRF1 gene encoding E3 ubiquitin-protein ligase ZNRF1, which encodes MGGKQSTAARSRGPFPGVSTDDSAVPPPGGPPHFGHYRAGGGGAMGLRSRSVSSVAGMGMDPTAAGAVPFGLYAAAARAAGEAERAPGGGGGPGADSTYAHGNGYQETGGGHHRDGMLYLGARASLADALPLHIAPRWFSSHSGFKCPICSKSVASDEMEMHFIMCLSKPRLSYNDDVLTKDAGECVICLEELLQGDTIARLPCLCIYHKSCIDSWFEVNRSCPEHPSD